One Halalkalicoccus sp. NIPERK01 DNA window includes the following coding sequences:
- a CDS encoding ABC transporter ATP-binding protein, with the protein MAEDVADDGFGVDEPAVADGGVEPAAERDRRPSNEDALELDGVTKSFDGERVVEDVSVAVREGEVLTLVGPSGCGKTTTLRLIAGLEEPDAGTVAVRGETLADGGASTAIEGRNVGIVFQDFALFPHKTVAENVAFGLWGVEEAERDRRIARLLDLVGLSDHAEHYPAELSGGQKQRVALARSLAPEPDVLLLDEPLSNLDAGLRVEMREAVRRVLEEVAVTAVWVTHDQEEALSIGDRVAVMDDGRLRQVGPPHDVFMQPVSRTVADFLGEASYLPGRRRDGTVETPVGPIDADRLVGYEGPRPDVLVRPDDVSIERAGDDRADGTIGYRRFNGPTVSYRVTLENGDVVDCTASNDELLDRGTAVDLRVVASHRLRAFPPIE; encoded by the coding sequence ATCGCCGAGGACGTCGCCGACGACGGGTTCGGCGTCGACGAGCCGGCGGTCGCCGACGGCGGCGTCGAGCCGGCGGCCGAGCGCGACCGTCGCCCGTCGAACGAGGACGCGCTCGAACTCGACGGCGTCACGAAGTCGTTCGACGGGGAGCGGGTCGTCGAGGACGTCTCGGTCGCGGTTCGAGAAGGGGAGGTGCTGACACTCGTCGGTCCCTCGGGCTGCGGGAAGACCACGACCCTGCGGCTGATCGCCGGCCTCGAGGAGCCCGACGCGGGGACGGTCGCCGTTCGGGGGGAGACCCTCGCGGACGGCGGGGCCTCGACGGCGATCGAGGGACGAAACGTCGGCATCGTCTTTCAGGACTTCGCGCTGTTTCCCCACAAGACGGTCGCCGAGAACGTCGCCTTCGGGCTCTGGGGTGTCGAGGAGGCCGAACGCGACCGACGGATCGCCCGACTGCTCGATCTGGTGGGGCTGTCCGACCACGCCGAGCACTACCCGGCGGAGCTCTCGGGCGGGCAGAAACAGCGCGTCGCGCTCGCGCGATCGCTCGCGCCCGAACCCGACGTCCTGCTTCTGGACGAACCCCTGTCGAACCTCGACGCCGGTCTCCGGGTCGAGATGCGCGAGGCCGTTCGGCGGGTGCTCGAGGAGGTGGCGGTCACCGCCGTCTGGGTCACCCACGACCAGGAGGAGGCGCTGTCGATCGGCGACCGCGTCGCCGTGATGGACGATGGGCGGCTGCGACAGGTCGGCCCACCCCACGACGTGTTCATGCAACCCGTTTCGCGAACCGTCGCGGACTTCCTCGGCGAGGCGAGCTACCTCCCCGGCCGCCGACGCGACGGTACCGTCGAGACGCCCGTCGGGCCGATCGACGCGGACCGGCTCGTCGGTTACGAGGGGCCCCGGCCCGACGTGCTCGTCCGTCCCGACGACGTTTCGATCGAACGAGCGGGCGACGACCGGGCCGACGGAACGATCGGCTACCGCCGGTTCAACGGTCCCACGGTGAGCTACCGCGTCACGCTCGAAAACGGCGATGTCGTCGACTGCACGGCCAGCAACGACGAGCTGCTCGACCGTGGCACGGCGGTCGATCTCCGGGTCGTCGCCTCCCACCGGCTCAGGGCGTTTCCGCCGATCGAATGA
- the fer gene encoding ferredoxin Fer, with protein MDPEELPVYEIEYLNYQVIPEHGWDIDDDDLFEKAARADLDEKDHGTFEIRGTRYILDGAEDADQKWPFECRAASCAYCTMILVEGEVKMDMDLILTDEEVEERNIYLSCQSIPKSEEVKVVYNAMHHDYLQENVVGVREV; from the coding sequence ATGGATCCCGAGGAACTCCCCGTCTACGAGATCGAGTATCTGAACTATCAGGTGATCCCCGAGCACGGCTGGGACATCGACGACGACGACCTCTTCGAGAAGGCTGCGCGGGCGGACCTCGACGAGAAGGACCACGGGACCTTCGAGATCCGGGGAACGCGCTACATCCTCGACGGCGCGGAGGACGCCGACCAGAAGTGGCCCTTCGAGTGCCGGGCGGCCTCGTGTGCGTACTGTACGATGATCCTCGTCGAGGGAGAGGTGAAGATGGACATGGACCTGATCCTCACCGACGAGGAGGTCGAGGAACGAAACATCTACCTGAGCTGTCAGTCGATCCCGAAGAGCGAGGAGGTCAAGGTGGTCTACAACGCCATGCACCACGACTACCTCCAGGAGAACGTCGTCGGCGTCCGCGAGGTCTGA
- a CDS encoding winged helix-turn-helix domain-containing protein: MSLIDVLGSTPRLKIIRELSHGPRYVSELTEAVGMDGKTAAHHLSTLEESGIVEHYRRGNRKYYRLVRTVEFRVAPPPQRTFILQATERPDAASGDD, encoded by the coding sequence GTGTCACTGATTGACGTGCTGGGGAGCACGCCGCGGTTGAAGATCATCCGCGAACTCTCCCACGGGCCGCGGTACGTCTCCGAACTCACGGAGGCCGTCGGGATGGACGGGAAGACGGCAGCCCACCACCTCTCGACGCTCGAGGAGAGCGGGATCGTCGAACACTACCGTCGGGGGAACCGCAAGTACTACCGGCTGGTTCGAACCGTCGAGTTCCGCGTCGCCCCGCCGCCCCAACGGACGTTCATCCTCCAGGCGACGGAGCGCCCGGACGCCGCGTCGGGCGACGACTGA
- a CDS encoding amphi-Trp domain-containing protein — protein sequence MGNDIEFPDESDHGRKTITSGFFEREIRLSGGETAAFLRNLADAIESDTSITVSGSDWEIPFEYREPIEVEVEFSKKREGELEIEVEFSEARGGEGSGLSVE from the coding sequence ATGGGTAACGACATCGAGTTTCCGGACGAGAGCGACCACGGGCGCAAGACGATCACCAGCGGCTTTTTCGAGCGCGAGATACGCCTCTCGGGGGGCGAGACCGCGGCCTTCCTCCGTAACCTCGCCGACGCCATCGAGAGCGATACCTCGATCACCGTCTCGGGCAGCGACTGGGAGATCCCCTTCGAGTACCGCGAACCCATCGAGGTCGAGGTCGAGTTCTCGAAGAAGCGCGAGGGCGAACTCGAGATCGAAGTCGAGTTCTCCGAGGCCCGTGGCGGCGAGGGGAGCGGCCTCAGCGTCGAGTAG
- a CDS encoding class I SAM-dependent methyltransferase, producing MYYFGLYHWRRRLRELAVGVGALLAVAAAWRATPFRRARALAVVVATPAFVRAGRAGSKLLRPPPWALERHKYDALAVELPLGDATRVLDVGCGTGRSLVGLAPHLSGGASVIGLDVFDDRVILGNAPLLARRNAREAGIDVVPVRGDAVRLPLVEDSQEVVTACRVLHDLPAEDHGRALREINRVCRPGGTLGVLELPLVPDGAASDPETYWRERVAEAGFSIERVKRVERTRGGEPYIVLVAAPIG from the coding sequence GTGTACTACTTCGGGCTGTACCACTGGCGACGGCGGCTTCGAGAACTCGCCGTCGGGGTTGGCGCGCTCCTCGCGGTCGCCGCGGCGTGGCGCGCGACCCCCTTCCGGCGCGCTCGCGCGCTCGCGGTGGTCGTGGCGACGCCGGCGTTCGTCCGCGCGGGCCGCGCGGGATCGAAGCTCCTGCGTCCGCCGCCGTGGGCGCTCGAACGCCACAAGTACGACGCGCTGGCGGTCGAACTCCCCCTCGGGGACGCCACGCGGGTCCTCGACGTCGGCTGTGGGACGGGTCGGTCGCTCGTCGGGCTCGCACCCCACCTCTCGGGGGGCGCGTCGGTGATCGGCCTCGACGTCTTCGACGACCGAGTGATCCTCGGCAACGCCCCGCTGCTCGCCCGGCGAAACGCCCGCGAGGCGGGGATCGACGTCGTTCCCGTCAGGGGTGACGCCGTCCGACTCCCCCTCGTCGAGGACTCACAGGAGGTCGTCACCGCCTGTCGCGTCCTCCACGACCTGCCCGCCGAGGATCACGGGCGCGCGCTCCGGGAGATCAACCGGGTCTGCCGACCCGGCGGAACCCTCGGCGTCCTCGAACTGCCCTTGGTTCCCGACGGGGCCGCGAGCGATCCCGAGACGTACTGGCGCGAGCGGGTCGCAGAGGCGGGCTTTTCGATCGAACGGGTGAAACGGGTCGAGCGAACGCGCGGCGGCGAGCCCTACATCGTGCTCGTCGCCGCGCCCATCGGGTGA